The window TACCGCGGCGCCGGCACGGCGACCCTGCTCATGGCGGGCACCTTCACGGGCATCGGGGTCGCGGCCATGCACTACATAGGCATGGCGGCCATCCGCGTGAACGGCAGCCTGCAGTACGACGTCCGCACGGTGGCCCTCTCCGTCGTGATCGCCATCGTGGCCGCGACCGCCGCGCTCTGGGCCGCGGTCGCGATCCGGGGCTTCATGACCAGCCTGGGGGCCAGCCTCGTCATGGGCGTCGCCGTCTCCGGCATGCACTACACGGGCATGGCGGCCGTCAGCGTGCACCTCCACGGCGCGACCGGCTCGCCCGGCGTCGGCGGCTCCGCCCACTCGCTCCTGCTCCCCATGCTCCTCGGCCCGGCCCTCTTCCTGCTGCTCGCGGGAGTGGTGGTGATGTTCGACCCGATGCTGGTCCTCGGGGACGGCGACTGGCGCCGTCCCGTCGTCGGCCGACGTGAACCCACGCCGCAGGCGAGCTGGGCCGAAGAGCCCGGCTCCCTGTTCGAGGCGCCCTCCGACGCGAGTCGGCGCGCGTACGGACAGGGGGCGCCGGCGCCTCGCAACTGGTGACCGTGCGCCGGCTCCGCTGCCCGGCGCGGGATCGATCGCCGGGCAGCGACCTGTTCTTCCTCGTCTTTCCTCGCCGATCCGCTTCAGCGAGAAGTGGTCACGCCGGGTCGATGCGGGAGACGCTGCCACCGATGGCGAGTACGTACAGTTCGCCGTCGCCGTCCTGTACGAACGAGATGACCTCCCCGCCGTTGACTCCGAGGTCGCTCTCGCCGGTCACCTTCCCGTTCGCCATCCGCAGCGTGCGCAGGGTGCCGTCGCAGTAGTCGCTGAACACGTACTGCCCCTTGAGGGCCGGGATGGCCTTGCCTCGGTAGACGTACCCGCCGGTCACCGAGCAGCCCAGCCCGGTGCGGTCGTACTCGTGGACCGGCGGCACGTGGTTCGCGGGTTCCGTTCCGCCCCGGAAGGGATGGGTGCCCTCCATCTGGGACCAGCCGTAGTTCTCGCCGCCCCTGCTCTTCGCCGAGGCCCAGTCGATCTCCTCCCAGTCGCTCTGGCCGACGTCCCCGATCAGCAGGTCACCGGTGCGCGCGTCGAAGGAGAACCGCCACGGGTTGCGCAGCCCGTACGCCCAGATCTCGTCCTTCGCGTTCGGATCGTTCACGAAGGGGTTGTCCCGCGGGATCGCGTACGGCTTGCCGCCCCGCGGGTCGATCCGCAGCATCTTGCCGAGCAGCGTGTCGAGGTTCTGTCCGTTGCCGTGCGGGTCGCCGCCCGAGCCGCCGTCGCCGAGCGCGATGTAGAGGTAGCCGTCGGGCCCGAACCTGATGTCACCGCCGTTGTGGTTCGGGTAGGGCTGCGTCTGAGTGATGACGGTGCGCCGGGTGCTTGGCCGGATCTTGCCGTGCCGCACGGCGAACTCGTCCACGGTGCTGGTGCCTTCGAGGTTCGTGTACGAGATGTAGAAGTGCGCGAACCTCTTGTCGAACGCGATGCCCAGCAGGCCGCGTTCGCCGTCGGTGGTGGTCTCGCCGGTTATGTCGAGGACGGGCTCGCCGAGCCCCTTGTCGTCCAGGATCCGTACCGTGCCCGCGCGTTCGGCGATCCAGACCGTGCCGCCGGGCCCTGCGGCACCGGCGATCGGGTTCTGGGCCTTGGCCACTTCCTTGAGTGCTACCTTCGCCGCCTTGCGCGGGGCGGCGGGCTCGTCGGCGGACGCCGTGGTCAGGGCGAGGGATGCGACGAGGCAGATGGTGCCGATGAGCGCCGTGCTTCGGGTGCGAACTTTCACCGTGACCCTCCAGGAGGCGGGGAATGGGAAGTCACCCGGCTGCCTGGGGCAGGGTTGTGGGGGTGTCGCCCGAGCCAGCACGCAACCTGGGTGGGGGGATTGTGTGCCGCTGGCCACGGATGAGGATACTGGGGCAGGATGGTTTGGCCTAGACCAATAACCGGCCCATCTGCCCCTGTTCTGCTGTGAGTTGACTTCCTGTGTCCCCGGACGCGTCGCGTCAGCCCAGGCGCGGGATCTCGATCGCAGGGCAGCGGTCCATGACCATGTCGAGGCCGGCCGCACGGGTGCGGTCGTAGGCGGCTTCGTCGATGACGCCCAGCTGGTACCAGACGGCCTTGGCGCCGATGGCGACCGCCGCGTCGGCCACCGGGCCGGCGAGCTCGCTGTTGACGAACACGTCGACGACATCGACCTCGAAGGGGATGTCCTCCAGCGAGGCGTACCCCTTCTCGCCGTGGACCGTCTCGGCCTTCGGATGGACGGGGACTATGCGCTTGCCGTACCGCTGGAGGACGTCCGCCACGCCGTACGCGGCGCGCCGCTCGTTCGACGACAGGCCGACGATCGCCCAGGTGTCGCCGAGCTCGCTGAGGATCTTGCGGATCGTTGCCGGGTCGCCGTACACGGTCGGCCTCCTTGGGATGCGTACGAGGGCTGCTGCGCGGGACAACAGCGAGGGCGGCCCGGTGATTCCCCCGCCATCGCGTTCCTCGGGTTCACACCGAGGCGGTCACCAGCAGTTCCACGTTGCGATCGCCGGGACCGCCGGCCCAGCCCTCGTGGACGCCGCCCTTCATGCCCGTGGCCAGGTCGGGGGCGTTGTACGACAGCTCCCGGTACAGGGAGGCGAGGCCCACCGCCGACAGGTCGGCGAAGTCCGGGTCGGTGCGGTGCGGGGCGGCGGACTCGACGAGGGTGGCGAACAGGGACACCGTGCCGTCCCCGTTGTCGGCGAGTTCGATCACGCGGGCGTGGTGCGGATAGTCCAGGTGGGAGGCGGTGTTGACCTCCCAGAAGGACCGGGCGGGCGTGGCGTGCGCGTGGGGCGTGACCCGGTTGACGTGGCTGTGGCCGTTGATCCAGGCCACCACGTTCGGGAACCGGTGGAGCAGGGCGAGGACCTCCGCGCCGTCGTGCCGCGGCTCCTCGGTGCGTGCGGCGTCGGGGCGGCGGGTCATGCTCGGGCTGTGATGGTGGCTGAAGACCAGGACGTGGGCGTCGTCGGCCCCGGCGTTGCGTACGGGGCGGCCGTCGGCGTCGTAGGACCGGGAGCTGTGCGCGGCCAGCGTCCGCTCCAGCCAGCGGAGTTGATCGGTGCCCAGCGAGCCCTCGTAGTGGCCGCTGCGGTACGTCGTGTCGATGCTGATGCCGATGACGTTCTCGGCCACCCGGAACGAGTAGTACATCCGGTCGCCGTCCAGGTTGTTCTCCGTGTAGCCGTGGCCGACCGGGCCCGCTCCGGCGTGGGCGGGGTCGAGATGCGCGGCCAGGTAGTCGTGCGGGGTGAACAGCCGGCGCCGTTCGTCGGCCGTCACCGTCCGCGCCGAGGCCGTGTGCCTCTTCAGGATCGCCGAGAGCACCTCGCTCTTGGGGTCGTCGCCGGAGTTCAGCGCCTTCGCGTAGGCGGCCGCGTCCGTGGCCGGGACCGACAGCAGCTTGCGGGAGCCGACGGCGTAGTCGCCCAGCGCGGGCGACAGACAGCCGCCGGGTATGTCGTCGTGGTTGCCGACCGTGGAGTACCAGGGAATGTCGAGCCCCGGGCTGGTCACGGGCCGTATCGCGGCGTCGAGGAAGCCGGGGATACGGGGCAGCCCACGCCGCTTGTCCAGGTCGCGCAGGGCCGCGTCGTCCGGGTGCCAGTAGAGGGGCAGACCGGAGTTCTGGACGCCCTCGTACGCCGTCGGATCCCCGGTGTTGGGAGTGATCCTGCCGCCGCTCATCAGCGTGAGGAACCACTCCAGTTCGATCGCGGAGTTGTTGTCGATGTTGTCGCCCGTCGTCATCACGAACGCGGGCGCGAGGCCGGTGTACGGGCCCCCGCCGAGCGCGTTCACCTGCTCCACGAGCGCCACCGCCCCCGCCACCGTCAGCGCCTCCTGGGCCCGCCACGCGGCAGGCCTGCGCGACCGCAGGAACTCGGTGCGCAGCGGGTTCTGCACGTCGGTGAGGTGCAGGTCGGTGAACTGCACGAAGCACGCGAGCGGTGTGCGCCGGTCCTGGCGGCCGACGGCGGCAGTCGCGAGATCTCCGCGTACGACCACGGGCCAGCCTGGGCCCGGGACGAGCCGTCGGTAGGTGTCGGCGTGCGCGTGGCCGCCGAGGCGGGCCGTCGTCTCCAGGGTGGTCGTTGCGTACGGGGCCGCGCGTCGCGGCGTCGGCCGTCGGGCGGCGGGGGCAGGCCGCGGGGCCGCGCTCTCCGACGCGGGCCGCACGGAGGGGGCCGGGCGCTGCCGTGGGAAGACGGCCGCCGCTCCTCCGGTCGCTCCCGCCGCGACGGCACCGGACGCGAGCAGAAAGCGACGACGGTTGATCGAGGATGCGGGCGGGGACGGGGACGGGGGCTGGGAAGCGGGTGTGGACGAGGGCGGGGGAGTGGATGCGGTCCCCGCCATTTCGGTCCCGGTCATGGGGCGGCCCTCCGGTGCCTCCGAGAGACTCAGCTAGCGGAACCACTCATTCAGGCCGCGGGGGCAGGGCTGTGGGCAGGGGTGTGGCGTGGCCGTGAACACCGCCGGAACAGGTGGAGCGGCTACTGGGGCCCGCCCTGCCGGTCTGTCCGCCGGTCTGCCGGTGATCCGTCCGCCGATCCGTCCATTGGTCTGTCCGCCGGTCCGTCCGTCGATCCGCGAGACCCGCCGTGATAGCTTGCCGAGGCCAGTCGAACCCATGTACGTGGGTCAGGGAATCCGGTGGGAATCCGGAGCTGACGCGCAGCGGTGAGGGTGACGGGCGTGGCATCGGCCACTGGACCGGAATGACGGTCCGGGAAGGCGCCTCGTCCGGGTGACCCCGAGTCCGAAGACCTGCTGGCGGCCTCCGCGGTCACGCGCCGACGGGGGAGCACCGTACGACCGGGCTCCGCGTTCGAGCCCTCGACGCCTGAGGAACTTCCGTGCCCGTCGCACGTCTTGCCCGTCCCGCTGCCCTCGTCCTGTCCGGGGCTCTCCTGCTGACCGGCTGCGGTTCGGGGGACTCGTCGTCCGACACGGACACCGGGGCCGCCGTCACCCTCGACAACTGCGGCGAGACCGTACGCGTCGAGTCTCCGCCCGAGCGGGCCGTGTCCCTCAACCAGGGCACCACCGAGATCATGCTGTCGCTCGGCCTCGCCGACCGCATGGCCGGCACCGCCACCTGGACCGACCCGGTGATGAAGGGCCTGGAGAAGGCGAACGCGAAGGTGGAGCGGATAGCCGACAACAACCCCTCCTTCGAACGGGTCCTGGACGCCGACCCCGACTTCGTCGCAGCCTCGTTCGTCTCGACGCTCGGCAAGGGAGGCGTGGCCACCCGGGACCAGTTCGAGAAGCTCGGCGTGCCCGCCTATGTCTCGCCCTCCGACTGCGTCGGCAAGGACAACGACTCGGGTGGCGACGGCGCGCGGACGAAGGCCCTCGGTATCGACGCCATCCACGGCGAAGTGCGCGACCTGGCCGAGGTGTTCGGCGTCGAGAAGCGGGGCGAGCAGCTCGTCGCCGACCTCAAGGAGCGGACGAGGAAGGCCACTTCGGGGATGGACGCCTCCGACGTCACTCTCCTGTACTGGTTCGCCAACTCCGACTCGCCCTACATGGCGGGCTGTTGCGGCGCGCCCGGCGTCATCACCCGGGCCCTCGGCGCGAAGAACGTCTTCGACGACACGCACGAGGAGTGGCCCCAGATCAACTGGGAGACCGTCGCCGACCGTGACCCCGACGTGCTCGTCATCGGCGACCTGACCCGCAAGTCGCAGACCGCCGAGTCCGCGAAGAAGAAGATCGAGTTCCTGGAGTCCGACCCGGTCACCAAGAACATGACCGCAGTCAAGAAGAAGCGGTACGTCCTGCTCAGTGGGCAGGCGATGAACCCGACCATCCGCACGGTCGAGGGCGTCGAGCAAGTCGCCTCCGCCCTGCGGGAGTTCGGGCTCGCCGGGTGACACGGCCGCGCCTGGGACTGCTCATCGCCGCGGGCGTCGGCCTGCTCCTCGTGTCCGTCGCCGTCGCGATCACCATCGGTCCCGCGGACATCCGGGTCGGTGACGTCTGGTCCGTGGTCGCGTCCCATCTCGGCTGGGGCAGCTCGGAGTTGACCCCGATCCGGGAGGGGATCGTCTGGGAGCTGCGCCTGCCGCGCACGCTCCTGGCGGCCGTGTGCGGGGCCGGACTCGCCGTGTGCGGCGCGGTGATGCAGTCCCTGCTGCGCAACCCGCTCGCCGACCCGTTCGTCCTCGGCGTGTCCTCGGGCGCCTCGACGGGCGCCGTGATCGTGGTCGTCCTCGGCGTCGGCGGGGGCCTGGTCTCGGTCTCCGCGGGCGCGTTCCTCGGCGCGGTACTGTCGTTCGGGCTCGTGCTGCTGCTCAGCCACACACTGGGCGGCGCGACGGACCGTGTGGTGCTGAGCGGGGTCGCCGCGATGCAGCTCTTCTCGGCGCTCACCTCCTTCGTCGTGATGACCGCAGCCGACGCCGAGACCACCCGCGGGGTGCTGTTCTGGCTCCTCGGTTCGCTGAGCGGGGTCGGCTGGACCGACGTCTGGGTGTGCTTCGCGGTGCTCGCGGTGACGCTGCTGGTGTGCCTCGGGTGCGCGCGGACGCTCGACGCGTTCGCCTTCGGCCAGGACGCCGCCGCGACCCTCGGGGTATCGGTGGCCCGTACGCGACTGGTGCTGCTGTGCGCCACGGCGTTGCTGACCGCCGCGCTCGTCAGTTCGGCGGGTGCGATCGGCTTCGTCGGTCTCGTACTGCCGCATGCGGCAAGGGCGTTGGTGGGGTCCGGGCACGCCCGGCTGCTGCCGGTCACGGCCCTCGCCGGAGCGGTGTTCCTGGTGTGGGTGGACACCCTGGCCCGTACCGTCCTCGATCCCCAGGAGGTACCGGTCGGCGTGGTGACCTCACTGATCGGCGTACCGGTGTTCGTGCTGGTGCTGTACCGGACGCGGAGGGCGTGATGACGACGGAGGACATCAAGAACACCGAGCGCACGCGGGCGGCACCGGGAACCGAGTCCGCGCGGGCGGCACAAGGAACCGCGCACACGCAGGCCGCACACGGGGTCGGCCCCGCGCAGGCCGCACAAAGGGCCGGGCACGCGCAGGCGGCACCCGGAGAAGGGCTCCGTGCCCACCGCGTCACGCGCACCGCCGACGGTCGTGTCATCCTCGACGGCGTCAGCATCACCCCGGCCCCCGGCACCACCGTCGGACTGCTGGGCCCCAACGGCTCCGGCAAGTCCACCCTGCTGCGCCTGCTGGCCGGCGTCCTCGCCCCCGCCTCCGGTGTCGTCACCCTCGACGGCAGCCCCCTCGCCGAACTGGGCCGCCGCGACATCGCCCGCCGTGTCGCCGTGGTCGAGCAACAGGCGGACACCCAGGTCGAGTTGAGCGTCCTGGACGTCGTACGGCTCGGCCGTACACCCCATCGCCGCGCCTGGACCCCCGCGTCCGAGGCGGACGAGCGGGCCGTACGTGACGCGCTGGACCGCACCGGCCTGACCGGACTCGCCCGCCAGTCCTGGCACACCCTCTCCGGCGGCGAGCGACAGCGCGTGCAGATCGCCCGAGCCCTCGCCCAGGAACCCCGCGAACTGCTCCTCGACGAACCGACCAACCACCTGGACATCCAGCACCAGCTCGACCTGCTGAACCTCGTCACCTCGCTCCCGGTCACCAGCGTCGTCGCCCTGCACGACCTCAACCTCGCGGCGATGTACTGCGACCAGCTCGTCGTCCTGCGCGAGGGACACGTCGTGGCCTGCGGCGGTCCGGGCGACATCCTGACGGAAGCGCTCATCGCCGAGGTGTACGGGGTCCGGGCCGCCGTCACACGGGAGGGCCCCGACGACCGGCCGCACGTGCGCTTCCTGGGCACCGTGAGCTGACCGGCGCACCGGCGGAGCGACCGGCGCGCCGGCGAATCGCGCTGGTCGCACCAGTGATTCGCGAACACGTGTCCGGAAATGGCGTCCGCCTCCCTGCGCCGGACCCCGTACGCGCCTACGCTCACCCCGTGCTGCGTATCACCGACGCCCGAACCGGCGAGCCCACGGACGCCACCCCCGCCCGCCGGGGCCTGACCCGCGTCGAGGCCCATGTGCCGCGCCCGGACACCACAGGCCTGCGCGTGCTTCTGGTCGCCGATGTCCTCGTACGCGCCCTGGAGATCAGCGGGACGCCCGTCTGGACCGTACTGACCGGCACAGAGGGGCGTACGGAACTCCGGGCCCGTGCCGCGGCGCTCGGCATCCGGCCGTTCGAGGACGAACGGGACAGCGGATCAGGCCTCGGCGAGGCCCAGGTACTGCACGTGTGCGCTCCGGAGGCCGGGTCGGCGGGCGGTGCGGGTGACGACAGTGAGACGGCGAACGGTCTGCGGGTCGAGGTCGCCCCGGCCGACGCCGAGAGCGGAGTGGCGGACGACGTCGAGCGCGCCTCGGCCCTGCGCCTCGCCCTGCTCGCGTGCCCCCGCCACGAACCCCTCCGGCTCGACGAGGCAGCCCTCACGGGCGCCGAGGACACCCTGCGGCGCTGGCGAGGCGCCGTCGCCACCTGGGCGACCCGGCCGTCCGGTCCCATCCCCGACCCCGTACGCCAACAACTGCGCGCCGCCTGGGAGGACGACCTGGACGTGCCCGCCGTACTCGCCGTGCTGCGCAAGGTGGAGACGTCGGGGACCGTCCCGGACGGCGCCCGCTTCGAGACGTACGCCTACGCGGACCGGCTCCTCGGGCTCGAACTCACCCGTGACATCGGCCGCGGGACCCCCTCGTGATCGCGCGCGCCGGAACGGGCCCGCTGCGCAGGCTGGTCGTCCTGCGGCACGCCAAGTCGGCCTGGCCGGACGGAGTCCCCGACCACGAGCGGCCACTCGCCCCGCGCGGGCGCCGCGACGCCCCGGCCGCCGGACGCGCGCTGGCCGACATCGACTGCCTGCCCGACCTGGCGCTCTGCTCCACCGCCGTACGAGCCCGGCAGACCTGGGAGCTGACCGCCGGACAGTGGGGCACACCGCCTCCCGTACGTCACGATCCGCGGCTGTACGGGGCCGACGTTCCCGAACTGCTCGAAGCGGTGCGCGAAGTGTCCACGCACACCAAGACGTTGCTGCTGGTCGGGCACAACCCCGGTCTGGAGGAGCTGGTGCTCACCCTGGCCGGCGACAGCCTCGACGACGCGCTGGACGACGTACGGACGAAGTTCCCCACGTCGGCGATCGCGGTCCTCGCCTGGCACGGCGACGACTGGGACTCCCTCGGCCCCGGCGCGGCACTGCTCACCGACATGATCGTGCCGCGGGGCCGGAAGCCGGGCCAGAAGCCGGGCCGGCAGGCGGGACGGACGCCGGGACCGAAGGGGAGCTGATCCCGGCTTGCCAGGAGAGCCGCCCGCGAGGAGAGCTGTTCGCGGGGAGACTTCGGTCGCGGCGGACCGGGCGGCCGCACGCGCGCGTGCAGCGCATACGCTGGCCCGATGCAGGACGAGTACCGCACGGTGGCCCGCGCAGGCGTGCACGAGACCGAGGTCAACCGCTCACGCTTCCTCTGCGCACTGGCGCCGGCGGCCACCGAACAGGAGGCCCAGGCCTTCCTCGCCGCCGTCCGCAAGGAGCACGCCGACGCGACGCACAACTGCTTCGCCTACGTCATCGGCGCCGACGCCTCCGTCCAGAAGGCGAGCGACGACGGGGAACCGGGCGGCACGGCGGGCGTCCCGATGCTCCAGATGCTGCTGCGGCGCGACATGCGGTACGTCGTCGCGGTCGTCACCCGCTACTACGGAGGCGTCAAACTCGGCGCGGGCGGGCTCATCCGGGCCTACGGCGGTGCGGTGGGCGAGGCCCTGGACACCCTCGGCACGATCACACGTAAACGCTTTCGTCTGGCGACCGTGACGGTCGACCACCAGCGGGCGGGCAAGGTGGAGAACGACCTGCGGTCGACCGGCCGCGAGGTGCGCGATGTGCGCTACGGGGAGGCCGTCACCATCGAGATCGGGCTGCCGGACGCCGATGTCGACGCCTTCCGGGGCTGGCTGGCCGACGTGACGGCCGGGACCGCCGGTTTCGAACTGGGCGGAGAGGCGTACGGGGACGCTTAGGGGCCCGGCGTATGGCTGCCGCCCTTCGGCCCGCCCGTCCCCCGGTCCGAACCTGCCAGGAGCGAACTTGCCGGGGGCCTCTAAAATAAGTCGACGGCATGACCACCGCGACGTCACAACTTCCCTACAGCAAGCGGTAATTCGAGCGTTTGCCCAGGTCCGCACTTCACGAACATCAGGCGTTTGATCATAATGTGCAGGGGCTGTGTCCTTCTCGGTCGGCGGCGTGGTCCGGCGAAATGTCCGGCCGTGGCCGGACCGTAGGACCCCGCCCCGACAGATCACGGATCGGACGGGGGCGTCGCCACTCCTCGGCCGTTCGCCAAGGACTAAGGAGTATCGGCCCTCATGCCACCACAGAACACGGCGTCGCCCGACGCGGGTGCCGAACGGCTGGTCGCCGGTCGCTACCGCTTGCTGTCCGTTCTCGGCGAGGGCGGTATGGGCACCGTGTGGCGCGCCCGCGACGAGGTGCTGCACCGCGAGGTCGCCGTCAAGGAGGTACGCGCTCCCGTCGGACAGGCAGTGGCGCAGGTCGAGCGGATGTACACCCGCTTGGAGCGGGAGGCCTGGGCGGCGGCGCGCATCAGCGCTCGCGGTGTGGTGACCGTCCATGACGTCGCCACCGACGACGGCCGGCCCTGGATCGTCATGGAGCTCGTCCGCGGCCGGTCGCTGGCCGACCTGATCGGCTCCCAGGGTGCCCTTCCGCCGCGCGAGGCCGCCCGAATAGGTACCGAGGTACTGGCCGCGCTTCGCGCGGCGCATGGCGCCGGAGTGCTGCACCGCGACGTGAAACCCGCCAACGTCCTGCTCGCGGACGACGGCAGGGTGGTGCTCACCGACTTCGGCATCGCCACCGTGGAGGGGGACTCCGCACTGACGATGACCGGTGAGCTCGTCGGCTCTCCCGAGTATCTGGCGCCGGAGCGGGCACTGGGCCGGAACCCCGGTCCCGCGTCGGACCTGTGGTCCCTCGGAGCGCTGCTCTACACGGCAGTCCAGGGCCGTTCGCCCTTCCGTCGGACCAGCCCGCTGAGCACTCTGCGTGCCATCGTCGACGACGAGTTGCCCCCGCCGCACCGGGCCGGACCCCTCGTGGCCGTCATCGAAGGCCTGATGCGCAAGGACCCCGACGAGCGGATGTCGGCCGTGGAGGCCGAGCGGGAGCTGCGCCTAGCCGGTGCCGACGGCACCTCGGGCGCCGACACGGCCACGGCGTCCGCCCCGCTGCCCACGGCGACCACCGAAGAGCTGCCCACTGCCGAGTCCTCGCTCGGGGAGACCGCACCTACACCCGCGGACGCGGCTACGACCGGTGTCACGGCCACGGCCGGGGTGCCGTCCGTCTCGGCGTCCTCGCCTGTCACGGAAAACGCCACGGGCACCACGGGCGCCACGGACCCCAGGCTCATGGCGACGACAGCCGACGTTCCCACGGCAGAGGAACCCGCAGCCAAGGAACCCGCGGCTTCCGGGGCGACGGCGAACACGGCCGACGGGGCCGCCGCACCGGAAGCGGGTACGACTCCCGCAGCCGACACACCCACGCCCCCGGCCGTCATACCCCCGGCCGACACACCCACCGCCACGGCCGCCATACCCCCGCCCGCGGCAGACCCCCGTACCCCCTACGCCCAGGCACAGCCCTCGCCTCCCGGTGCCGTGCCTGCGGCCACCGCCGAGACGGCCACTCCGGCTCCCCGCGCGTCCGCCGACGCTGCTGCCTCCCCGTCCACCGCGGACAGCGCCACCGCCCCCGGCGACCTCACTGCCCCCACCGCTCCCACCGTCCTCGCCGACCCCGCGTCTCCCGCGAGGCGGAGACGCCGCATCGGGTACGCGACCGCCGCGGGAGCGGTCGTGCTCGCGCTGCTCGTGGGCGGCCTGATCCACGGGCTCGGCGGCGACGGCGAGGACAGCAAGGGGAACGGCTCACCCACGGGGCAGTCGCAGGCCCCTTCCTCCGGGGCGCCGAGCAGCGGGTCGGACGACAGCGCCGAGCAGCCCGTCACGGTCACCGCGACCGGGGGCGCGACCACGTACGCCGGGGACTGCCCTCCCGCGGACTCGCAGGCTCCCTGGTTCACCGCGACCTTCACGGTGGCCGAGCTGCCCTTCCAGTTCTCGTACCGGTGGGTCTCGACGAACGGGTCCGTGATCGACCGGCAGTGGCGGACGCTGTCGTTCCCTGACGGCGGCCCCCGCAGCCACAAGGAGACGGTGCGGCTGTCGACGTACGCGAAGTCCGGAACCCTCCGCAGCGAGATGGCCGTGGAGATCCGTTCACCGTTCGAAGCGGTGTCCAACTCGGTGCCGTTCTCGGTGACTTGCTCCTCGACGAACGGCGGTTAGTCAACCGGGCGTCAAGGCCGATGCCGAGCAGCCGAGTCATCGCGGGGCATCGGCCATACTTCAACAAGCACGAGTCGGACCGCTGCCGGGCCGACTCGGACATCACCGGTCAAGTGAGCTCCACTGGACCGGAGTTCGGTGGGAGTGAGGTACGGCTCCCACTCTCGTAGCGGATCAACCGCAGGGTGCGGTTCCTCTGTCCGCACCCGTGACGCTCGCAAGGAGTTTCTGTGTCGTCGGTCATCGTGGGACGCACGGGTCCCTTCGCCGGTCAGAGCGTGGTTCTGGGTAGCGCTCCGCTGCGATTCGGACGCAAGAGCGACAACGACGTGGTCATCGTCAGTGTCAGCGCCTCCCGTCTGCACACCGAGATCGTGGCGGAGGACGGCGAGTTCGTCCTCTACGACCGCAGCAAGAACGGCACCTTCGTAAACGACCGGCCCGTCATCCGTCATGTGCTCGCGCCGGGCGACTCCATACGCATCGGCGACGAGACCTTCCTGTTCGAGACGCAGGAGGCCGTGGAGACGGTCATGGACCTCTCCCAGCTCGACCTGCCCCGCGCCAACGCCTCGGCGAACCCGGGCGAGTTGCGGGTCACGGTGACCGGAGGAGGCCCGGTCGGTCTCGCCTTCGCCCTGCTGCTGGAGGACGCCCTGCCGGGGAAGGTGTCCATCACCGTCTACGACGGCCGGTGGGTCAGGAACGGCTCCACCGTGGTCTGGAAGGACGAGACCCACGGCAACGTCCGCCGTC is drawn from Streptomyces liliifuscus and contains these coding sequences:
- a CDS encoding CoA-binding protein; translated protein: MYGDPATIRKILSELGDTWAIVGLSSNERRAAYGVADVLQRYGKRIVPVHPKAETVHGEKGYASLEDIPFEVDVVDVFVNSELAGPVADAAVAIGAKAVWYQLGVIDEAAYDRTRAAGLDMVMDRCPAIEIPRLG
- a CDS encoding MHYT domain-containing protein codes for the protein MQGTVDGFSYGLITPLAAYVMACLGAALGLRCITRSLRNDQSWKPGWLALGAASIGCGIWTMHFIAMIGFQVEESRIRYDVGLTILSLAVAIVVVGLGVFAVGYRGAGTATLLMAGTFTGIGVAAMHYIGMAAIRVNGSLQYDVRTVALSVVIAIVAATAALWAAVAIRGFMTSLGASLVMGVAVSGMHYTGMAAVSVHLHGATGSPGVGGSAHSLLLPMLLGPALFLLLAGVVVMFDPMLVLGDGDWRRPVVGRREPTPQASWAEEPGSLFEAPSDASRRAYGQGAPAPRNW
- a CDS encoding TIGR03767 family metallophosphoesterase, whose translation is MTGTEMAGTASTPPPSSTPASQPPSPSPPASSINRRRFLLASGAVAAGATGGAAAVFPRQRPAPSVRPASESAAPRPAPAARRPTPRRAAPYATTTLETTARLGGHAHADTYRRLVPGPGWPVVVRGDLATAAVGRQDRRTPLACFVQFTDLHLTDVQNPLRTEFLRSRRPAAWRAQEALTVAGAVALVEQVNALGGGPYTGLAPAFVMTTGDNIDNNSAIELEWFLTLMSGGRITPNTGDPTAYEGVQNSGLPLYWHPDDAALRDLDKRRGLPRIPGFLDAAIRPVTSPGLDIPWYSTVGNHDDIPGGCLSPALGDYAVGSRKLLSVPATDAAAYAKALNSGDDPKSEVLSAILKRHTASARTVTADERRRLFTPHDYLAAHLDPAHAGAGPVGHGYTENNLDGDRMYYSFRVAENVIGISIDTTYRSGHYEGSLGTDQLRWLERTLAAHSSRSYDADGRPVRNAGADDAHVLVFSHHHSPSMTRRPDAARTEEPRHDGAEVLALLHRFPNVVAWINGHSHVNRVTPHAHATPARSFWEVNTASHLDYPHHARVIELADNGDGTVSLFATLVESAAPHRTDPDFADLSAVGLASLYRELSYNAPDLATGMKGGVHEGWAGGPGDRNVELLVTASV
- a CDS encoding ABC transporter substrate-binding protein, which gives rise to MPVARLARPAALVLSGALLLTGCGSGDSSSDTDTGAAVTLDNCGETVRVESPPERAVSLNQGTTEIMLSLGLADRMAGTATWTDPVMKGLEKANAKVERIADNNPSFERVLDADPDFVAASFVSTLGKGGVATRDQFEKLGVPAYVSPSDCVGKDNDSGGDGARTKALGIDAIHGEVRDLAEVFGVEKRGEQLVADLKERTRKATSGMDASDVTLLYWFANSDSPYMAGCCGAPGVITRALGAKNVFDDTHEEWPQINWETVADRDPDVLVIGDLTRKSQTAESAKKKIEFLESDPVTKNMTAVKKKRYVLLSGQAMNPTIRTVEGVEQVASALREFGLAG
- a CDS encoding FecCD family ABC transporter permease; protein product: MTRPRLGLLIAAGVGLLLVSVAVAITIGPADIRVGDVWSVVASHLGWGSSELTPIREGIVWELRLPRTLLAAVCGAGLAVCGAVMQSLLRNPLADPFVLGVSSGASTGAVIVVVLGVGGGLVSVSAGAFLGAVLSFGLVLLLSHTLGGATDRVVLSGVAAMQLFSALTSFVVMTAADAETTRGVLFWLLGSLSGVGWTDVWVCFAVLAVTLLVCLGCARTLDAFAFGQDAAATLGVSVARTRLVLLCATALLTAALVSSAGAIGFVGLVLPHAARALVGSGHARLLPVTALAGAVFLVWVDTLARTVLDPQEVPVGVVTSLIGVPVFVLVLYRTRRA
- a CDS encoding ABC transporter ATP-binding protein, giving the protein MTTEDIKNTERTRAAPGTESARAAQGTAHTQAAHGVGPAQAAQRAGHAQAAPGEGLRAHRVTRTADGRVILDGVSITPAPGTTVGLLGPNGSGKSTLLRLLAGVLAPASGVVTLDGSPLAELGRRDIARRVAVVEQQADTQVELSVLDVVRLGRTPHRRAWTPASEADERAVRDALDRTGLTGLARQSWHTLSGGERQRVQIARALAQEPRELLLDEPTNHLDIQHQLDLLNLVTSLPVTSVVALHDLNLAAMYCDQLVVLREGHVVACGGPGDILTEALIAEVYGVRAAVTREGPDDRPHVRFLGTVS
- a CDS encoding PQQ-dependent sugar dehydrogenase; translation: MKVRTRSTALIGTICLVASLALTTASADEPAAPRKAAKVALKEVAKAQNPIAGAAGPGGTVWIAERAGTVRILDDKGLGEPVLDITGETTTDGERGLLGIAFDKRFAHFYISYTNLEGTSTVDEFAVRHGKIRPSTRRTVITQTQPYPNHNGGDIRFGPDGYLYIALGDGGSGGDPHGNGQNLDTLLGKMLRIDPRGGKPYAIPRDNPFVNDPNAKDEIWAYGLRNPWRFSFDARTGDLLIGDVGQSDWEEIDWASAKSRGGENYGWSQMEGTHPFRGGTEPANHVPPVHEYDRTGLGCSVTGGYVYRGKAIPALKGQYVFSDYCDGTLRTLRMANGKVTGESDLGVNGGEVISFVQDGDGELYVLAIGGSVSRIDPA